A window of the Lepisosteus oculatus isolate fLepOcu1 chromosome 14, fLepOcu1.hap2, whole genome shotgun sequence genome harbors these coding sequences:
- the LOC138243266 gene encoding zona pellucida sperm-binding protein 3-like isoform X2, with protein MLSCFNTVLWFTYFTPVAIERDVNLAMRSFLFMLCLCTGAGLPALVSAGPAGWDSRELALQADLPAPEDAAQLEDLNLADAPSEDLSASENDSQSLAPDFRRLPVSRDAYSPYFDKEKMKPEAGSRPLPAYIKSVLFPPQRGRQPARPAIGGTRGVAVWCDSSRMYVRVSRLLFGFSCRPSEVTLGNCSVSRTTRSYFYFIYGLHECGTERSVVQGRLVYSNTLRYAPPSSSAPVHRFIPFSVPVKCSYNRFHYSYKVGYVPTWARRRTFFKDLKNKHSFVLLTTNSRWVRLSPKDEYFLGQPMYFQATAYFATAEQRLYIHSCYVTEKPDQHSQPRFPVIDNLGCMVDSKADGCLSRFVPSKQKDVLRFTIDAFLFQKKLSRKHEVTELYMHCVMAVAPAKATPGTKSCTYNREAKRWEELYGDHEVCACCESRCAGSRNEGTRSLVTSSRVAVAPVEAPLDVGADWTEDEEGDPQSSSEDAESTSEDVEGAEDFGDVGQWTGA; from the exons atgctttcttgcttcaacacagttttgtggtttacttattttactccTGTAGCAATTGAGCGGGACGTTAATTTGGCGATGCGCTCGTTTCTCTTTATGCTGTGCCTGTGCACAGGGGCCGGGCTCCCCGCACTGGTTTCCGCcgggccggctggctgggactctcgggaattggcgctccaggccgacctcccggctcctgaagacgcagcccagttggaggacttgaacctggcagatgcgccctccgaagacctgtctgcaagcgagaacgactcgcagtccttggctcccgactttcgccgccttcccgtgtccagagacgcgtactcgccctacttcgacaaggagaagatgaagcccgaagccggcagccgccccttacccgcctacatcaagagcgtcctgtttcctccccagcgagggcggcagccggctcgcccggccatcgggggcacccgaggagtggctgtgtggtgcgactccagcaggatgtacgtgagggtcagtcggcttctgttcggcttcagctgtcggccatcggaggtgaccttgggcaactgcagcgtcagccgaaccacacgcagttacttctacttcatctacgGGCTTCACGAGTGCGGCACCGAGCGATCG gttgtccagggccgcctggtgtactccaacactctccgctatgccccgccctcctccagtgcacctgtgcatcgcttcattcccttctctgtgccggtcaagtgctcctacaacag gttccactactcctacaaggttggctatgtccccacgtgggccaggagaaggaccttcttcaaggacctgaagaacaaacacagctttgtgctgctcaccaccaact cccgctgggtccggctctctcctaaggatgagtacttcctgggtcagcccatgtacttccaggccactgcctactttgccacagcagagcagaggctgtacatccactcgtgttacgtaacggagaaaccagaccagcactcccagccccgtttccctgtgatcgacaacttggg gtgcatggtggacagcaaggcagatggctgcctgtccaggtttgtcccctccaagcagaaggatgtgctccgcttcacaattgatgccttcctcttccagaagaagctgtccaggaag catgaagtgactgagctgtacatgcactgtgtcatggctgtggctcctgctaaagcaacaccagggaccaagtcctgcacctacaacagggaggctaagag gtgggaggagctgtatggtgaccatgaggtctgtgcctgctgtgagtccaggtgtgctggcagtcggaatgaag gtaccaggagcctggtgaccagtagtcgggtggctgtggcaccagtagaagctcctctggatgtgggagctgactggactgaggatgaggagggagaccctcagagctccagtgaagatgctgagagcaccagtgaggatgtggagggagcagaggactttggagatgttggccagtggacag gtgcctga
- the LOC138243266 gene encoding zona pellucida sperm-binding protein 3-like isoform X1 — MLSCFNTVLWFTYFTPVAIERDVNLAMRSFLFMLCLCTGAGLPALVSAGPAGWDSRELALQADLPAPEDAAQLEDLNLADAPSEDLSASENDSQSLAPDFRRLPVSRDAYSPYFDKEKMKPEAGSRPLPAYIKSVLFPPQRGRQPARPAIGGTRGVAVWCDSSRMYVRVSRLLFGFSCRPSEVTLGNCSVSRTTRSYFYFIYGLHECGTERSVVQGRLVYSNTLRYAPPSSSAPVHRFIPFSVPVKCSYNRFHYSYKVGYVPTWARRRTFFKDLKNKHSFVLLTTNSRWVRLSPKDEYFLGQPMYFQATAYFATAEQRLYIHSCYVTEKPDQHSQPRFPVIDNLGCMVDSKADGCLSRFVPSKQKDVLRFTIDAFLFQKKLSRKHEVTELYMHCVMAVAPAKATPGTKSCTYNREAKRWEELYGDHEVCACCESRCAGSRNEGTRSLVTSSRVAVAPVEAPLDVGADWTEDEEGDPQSSSEDAESTSEDVEGAEDFGDVGQWTGRVWQEELL; from the exons atgctttcttgcttcaacacagttttgtggtttacttattttactccTGTAGCAATTGAGCGGGACGTTAATTTGGCGATGCGCTCGTTTCTCTTTATGCTGTGCCTGTGCACAGGGGCCGGGCTCCCCGCACTGGTTTCCGCcgggccggctggctgggactctcgggaattggcgctccaggccgacctcccggctcctgaagacgcagcccagttggaggacttgaacctggcagatgcgccctccgaagacctgtctgcaagcgagaacgactcgcagtccttggctcccgactttcgccgccttcccgtgtccagagacgcgtactcgccctacttcgacaaggagaagatgaagcccgaagccggcagccgccccttacccgcctacatcaagagcgtcctgtttcctccccagcgagggcggcagccggctcgcccggccatcgggggcacccgaggagtggctgtgtggtgcgactccagcaggatgtacgtgagggtcagtcggcttctgttcggcttcagctgtcggccatcggaggtgaccttgggcaactgcagcgtcagccgaaccacacgcagttacttctacttcatctacgGGCTTCACGAGTGCGGCACCGAGCGATCG gttgtccagggccgcctggtgtactccaacactctccgctatgccccgccctcctccagtgcacctgtgcatcgcttcattcccttctctgtgccggtcaagtgctcctacaacag gttccactactcctacaaggttggctatgtccccacgtgggccaggagaaggaccttcttcaaggacctgaagaacaaacacagctttgtgctgctcaccaccaact cccgctgggtccggctctctcctaaggatgagtacttcctgggtcagcccatgtacttccaggccactgcctactttgccacagcagagcagaggctgtacatccactcgtgttacgtaacggagaaaccagaccagcactcccagccccgtttccctgtgatcgacaacttggg gtgcatggtggacagcaaggcagatggctgcctgtccaggtttgtcccctccaagcagaaggatgtgctccgcttcacaattgatgccttcctcttccagaagaagctgtccaggaag catgaagtgactgagctgtacatgcactgtgtcatggctgtggctcctgctaaagcaacaccagggaccaagtcctgcacctacaacagggaggctaagag gtgggaggagctgtatggtgaccatgaggtctgtgcctgctgtgagtccaggtgtgctggcagtcggaatgaag gtaccaggagcctggtgaccagtagtcgggtggctgtggcaccagtagaagctcctctggatgtgggagctgactggactgaggatgaggagggagaccctcagagctccagtgaagatgctgagagcaccagtgaggatgtggagggagcagaggactttggagatgttggccagtggacaggtagggtctggcaggaggagctcctgtag